In one window of Gossypium hirsutum isolate 1008001.06 chromosome A01, Gossypium_hirsutum_v2.1, whole genome shotgun sequence DNA:
- the LOC121229577 gene encoding arabinogalactan protein 23 encodes MDMKKISCAVIVAAASMSEVLAAGAAPAPSPASAPAAAAASASASASAPGPDSSVAISTMPVIESLVGATLVSFFAYFLQ; translated from the coding sequence ATGGACATGAAGAAGATCTCATGCGCCGTCATTGTCGCCGCCGCCTCTATGAGCGAGGTCCTGGCTGCTGGCGCCGCTCCAGCTCCATCTCCAGCTTCAGCTCCAGCTGCAGCTGCAGCTTCAGCTTCAGCTTCAGCATCTGCCCCAGGCCCAGATTCCAGCGTCGCAATCTCAACAATGCCTGTTATTGAGTCCTTGGTTGGAGCTACACTCGTTTCTTTCTTTGCCTACTTTTTACAGTAA
- the LOC121229578 gene encoding arabinogalactan protein 23 yields MDMKKISCAVIVAAASMSAVLAAGSAPAPAPASAPGAASASASAAAPGPDSNVATSTMPVLGSLVGATLVSFFSYYLQ; encoded by the coding sequence ATGGACATGAAGAAGATCTCCTGCGCCGTCATTGTCGCTGCCGCCTCTATGAGCGCGGTCCTGGCTGCTGGCTCCGCTCCAGCTCCAGCTCCAGCTTCAGCTCCAGGTGCAGCTTCAGCTTCAGCTTCAGCAGCTGCCCCAGGCCCAGACTCCAACGTCGCAACCTCAACAATGCCTGTTCTTGGGTCCTTGGTTGGAGCCAcccttgtttctttcttttcctacTATTTGCAGTAA